The genomic region ACTGCTATGAAAGAACTAAAGAAAGACTTAGAAGATATGTTACTAAAAATTGATCAAATAGATAAGAAAACCATAAAATTTATAATATTGTTTATTAGAAATAACCTTATGTTTGGAAGCCATAGTGCTTTTAGAGGTGAATTTGCTAGTTGTTTAGAGCACCTCTCAAATTTAATAAATGATAAGTATTTTTTCAATATAAGCTTAGAGTTTAAGGAAATAGCAAAGCTTTGGGGAAAGTTATTTGTGGGACTTACCTCTATTGCAAATGAAAAAAATGACTTTAATGATAAGCTGACAATAGTGATTGATACTTTAGATAAAATAATTCTAAAAGAAGAGCAGCAATTTAAGCTAATAAATAACTATTTTAATAAATAAGTCTTTTGACTTGAAAGGAGAAAGTAAATGAGTAAGAAAAGGATAATATTATTTATAATACTAATAGTTGGAATACTATATTTTATTATAACCGGAATATTTTCAGATTTTGATACTAAAATTGGATATGTTGAAAATAATTTTGGGAACACAATGGAAGCTTCCTTTAAGCACTTTGATGGGAAGAAAGATAAAAAAATAAAATTCAATGAAGGAGAAGTAGTTAATTTTGAATATTCTCTTCAAGCAAAAGATGGAAGTTTAGAATTTCAAATTAAAGATGAAGATGGGAAAATAGTTGAAAGCAGAAAAAGTAACGATGAAGGAAATATAGAGCTAAAAGTTGATAAAACTCAAAAATACAAAATCATTATCTTAGCTGAAAAAGCACAAGGAAGTTACAGTATAGAATGGGATAAAAACTAGTAAATTTTCAGGAAGGGAAAAGTAATCAATGAATATAATACTAAGACACATATCAAGAAATATATTAGAAAATAAATTTCGAAGTTTATTAATTATTTTTTCATTAATAATTTCTACCATAGTAATATATTTAAATTTTAATATTAAAGATGATTTAGTTTTACAGTATAAAGCAGTAATGGAAGGATCCTATAAAGAATATGATATTTTTATTACTAAGAATAATGTAAATAATCAAACTGATGCAATATATGATATGGATACTCTTGATCTTTCTGGTATGGGGGTTAAGGAATACTTTGGAGTTTCAAGAGTTCTAGGCCTTTACTCTTATAACAATTCCTTGATTAATGTTTATATGTATGGTACAGATATTGATTTATTAGAAAAAGAAAACTTAATTTCTATAGATCAAAATACTAATGAATATAAAGAAAAAGGTAATATAGTAATTAGTAAAAATGTGGCTGAATATTATAATCTAGATTTAAATGACAAGATTAAAATAAAAACAAATGATGAGGATATGGAATTAACTATTGCTGCAATAGCAGATATAAAGGGAATGTATTTACAAGAGAGCGGAAGGATAATGGCTTTTACCTCAAGAGAAACATTAGGGGAAATATATGATAGACCAAGTTCAACATATGGTACTTATATAAAATTAGAAGACTATCAAGAAAGTAAAGATTTTATAGAAAAATTTAATCAAAAAAACGAAGGGTTTTTGGCTGTAAATTTACATGATGAAACAGCCATAAAAAATGAAGTTAATACTATAAGCCAAATGCTTATCTTTGCATTAGCAGCAGTAATAATATTGGTATTTTATATAAATAGAAGCATGTTAAGATTAGTTTTGGCTAAAAGAGTTTCTATTTTTGGAACAATTCGAAGTATTGGAGCAACAAAAAATTTTGTTAATAGGCTTTTCTTATATGAAAATATCATCTATGGAATTCTTGGCGGAGGTATAGGAACTTTAATAGGAATTTTAATTAGACAGCCTGTTGCGAGAATGTTTAACTCCTATGGTTCTGAAAACATGATAAATAATACAGTTAATTTTAAATATATAATTTATTCATTATTTTTTACTGTATTACTTCAAATTACTATTTCTTATTTTGAAATAATAAAAATAAATAAAAATAATATCAAGGAATTGATATTTAATAAAATAAGCACAGCTTTTCATGAGAAAAAACTAGTTCCTATATTAGGTGGGGGGTTATTATTACTATCATTTTTATTATATAAATTAAATACTAATTATAATCTATTATTAGGAATAATTTCATTTTTGCTTGCAATAGCAGGTTCTATAGGAATTATACCTACAGTGTCTAAAATCATATCTCAATTTTTAGTAAAGATAAATAATAAATTATCAATTTCTACTGCTGAATTAGCAGGAAAAAATACCAAAAACAGTAAATCAGCCAATATAAGTATAAAATTAATAACAATAGTTTTATCTATTATGATGATAATAGCTATAATAGGATTTTCAATAAGTTCAGTATTTAAAGATGTAAAAGAAACCTTTAATGGGGATATTCAATTGACAAATATTGCATACAATAAAGAATATTATGAAGGTTTAAAAGAGATAAAGGGTGTAGAAACTTTAGATTTTATATATTATAAATTTTTTGATCTAAAACTAAACAATAAAGAGAATAATTTAGCTATTTTAGGCTTCAACGAAGCTAAAAATGGTATAAAAGATATAAGTGGAAAGCTTGGTAGTATTTCAGAATCAGAAATTCTTGTGGATGAATACTATGCTTTAAGAAATGAAATAGAAATAGGCAGCATAATTTCTTTAGAAAGTGAAGAATTTGATAAATTAGAATTTAAAGTAGCAGGTTTTATTGATTCAAGTTCTTTTATTTCATCAAGAAATGTAGTGGTTATTTCAGAAGAAAAATATATAAAAGAAATAACTGATGTGCCAATAGCAATTGAAATTGAAAGCAATATAGATGTTAAGGATCTTAAGCATAATCTTATAAATAAACTAATAGGAACAGGGATAAAGATTCAAACAATAGAAGAATTTTTAAACAGTAATAAGGAAGATATAGATACATTATTATCATTAGTGATTTTGATTATTGGAATGGCAGCCTTTATAGGTATATTAGGGGTGATTAGTAATCAATTAATTAGCTTTTATCAAAGAAAAAAAGAGTTTGCAATATACTATTCTGTAGCAATGAGTAAAAAACAAATAGCAAAAGTATTTTTTTATGAAATAGCATATACCTTTTTTATTGCCTGCATAATTGGGGGAGGACTTGGTGTATGGCTTTCAAAAATACTTGAGCAAATACTATTTAGTATAGGTGAATATATTAATGTAAAAATATCTTTTATGGAAGTGTCAGCTATAATTTTAGGAATGTTTTCTCTTTTACTATTATCTAATTTATTCATGATAAGAAATATTCTTAAGTTAAATGTGGTTGAAGAAATAAAATGTGAATAATTATATGAAATTTGGGAGTGTTATATGGAAAATTTAAAAAAAAGTACAATTAAAGAGTATTTGTATAATGCAGCTCCAAAATACAATAAAGATCCAATAATAAAGATTAATTTAAATAATACTATAATAAGCAAAACTTATGATGCCTTCATTAATGATGTTGAATTGTTTGGTTCTAAAATATTTTGTAACAAAAAACATATTGCCCTAATAGGTCCAGTTAGTTATGAATGGTTAGTTGTATTTTTTGGAGGAATGAATAGTGGAAATGTAATTGTGCCAATTGATTTTAATTTAAGCAGTGAGATTATAGAAGAATTATTAATAAAAGCAGATATTAATATGATATTTTATGATAAGCAATTTAAATCTAAAATTGAAAAATTAAAAGAAAAAAACAGATATTCAATTTATGAGTTAAATAATTTAAATGATTTTATAAAAGGGATAAATAAGAAGTCCTTAACTTCTTTTGAACCTGAAGAAGATGATACTGCTATTATAGCCTTTACTTCTGGTACAACTGGCTTCAATAAAGCAGTAATGTTAACTCATAAAAATTTAGTTCATAATGCAATTTGTTCAGTTTTATTGATAGGAAAAGATAAATTTCAACCAGGTGATATTACAGTATGCATTTTACCTCTATACCATATGCTAGGAATAACAACTACTGTTTTAGTTCCATTATTATATGGAGTAACAATAGGCCTCCCAAATAACAGCATAGATTTCATTAGTAATTTAAAAATATTTAAACCTGCCTATATAGTTGGTGTTCCAATGATAGCAGAAGGAATTTTAAAGTACCTAAAGGCAATATCAAAAAAATATAATTATGAAATAGCAGAGGAAAAAATTATAAGGAATATACTTGGGGAAAATCTTAAACTATTTATTAGTGGAGGGGCACATATTGAAGAGAGGATAATAATTGAATATGAAAAATTAGGAATTACCTTATTAAATGGTTATGGTATAACAGAATGTTCTCCTGTAGTTTCATGTAATAATATTGAGAAGAGGAAGAAGGATTCTGTAGGTGTAATTGCTCCAAAGCCTTTTTGTGAAGCAAAAATTCATAAGGGTGAGATTTATATAAGGGGAAGTATAGTTTGCAAGGGATACTATAAAGATGAGGAAAGCAATAATATCAATTTTGATGGTGAATGGTTTAAAACTGGAGACCTAGGATATATTGATAATGAAGGTTTTCTTTATATTACAGGGCGTAAAAAAAATATTATCATATTAAAAGATGGAAACAATATTTCACCTGAGCAAATTGAGAAAATGATTAATGAACATTATATTGTATCAAATTCTCTTATTAAGGCTGAAAAGCTAAAAAATATCGAGCTAATCAAGGCTTATATTTATCCTGATTATAATTATGCTGAGGAAAAGGGAATAAAAGATATAAAGATGGAATTAAGCAAAATAATTAACGAAATAAATTCTAAGTTACCTAATTATATGAAAGTACGGGAAATTGAAATACTAGAAGAAAATTTTGAATTAACTGGGATAGGCAAAATTAAAAGATATATGTATTTATAAAGTCAAAGGTGAATTTATTTATAAAAGAATGGGGGGAAGGAAGTGGAGACAACCTTTGAACAAGTAAAAAAGGTAATATCAAATTACACAGACTTTTCAGAAGATGAAATAAAAGAGGAATCAAGATTAACAAGTGATTTGGGATTAACTTCATTTGATTTAGTTTGTTTATCAATTTCAGTAGAGGATAACTTTGGAATAAAGTTAGAAAGCAAAGATTTTGTAGCTATCAATACTATTAAAGATTTATGTAATGCTATAAATCGTTATAAGGGGGAAGCGGTATGATAAAGTATATATCAGTTAATGAAGAAATCTCAAATGCAATGACAAAATGTAATAATATAAAAACAGCTGAAAGACTTGTACGCTTTTTTCAAAAGCAGGATGAGAAATATACTTATGATACTGATAAAAGTAAATACTATATAAATAGCTTTTTCCCTACTTTTCCTAGCAAGGCTTGGGAAAGAATGGTTAATGGAATATCAGAAATATCAAATTATAATAAGAGAGTCCCTTTGCAAGCAGATATAGTAGTGACAGGAAGATGTCATTGCAAGTGCTGGCATTGCTTTAGAGCAAAACATAATAAAAATGATTTAACTTTAGATAAGATAAAAGAAGTAATGGAAAGTCTTAATAATTTAGGCACATCGGTTGTTGGAATTACTGGAGGAGAGCCGATGTTAAGGGAAGATATATTAGAAATAATAAAAGCTATTCCTAATGAAATGGAAGGACATCTTTATACTACAGGTTATGGCATAACTGAAGAATTTGCAAAAAACTTAAAAAATTCAAATATAACAAGATGTATTATAAGCTTAGATCATTATGATGAAGAAATAGTATGCAATTCAAGAAACAATGAAAATGCTTATAGTGATGCAACTAATGCCGTAAAATTATTAGCAAAAAATAATATTTATACAGCGGTTACAGTGTGTATTAATGAGAATTTATCTGATCCAGATAAATTAGAAAAATATTTTGATTTTGTAAAGGACTTGGGAGCAAGTGAAATAAGAATTGTAATGCAAATACCACAAGGTAAGTTGGAAAATAAAAATGTTGGAAGAATATATGCTCAAAATATTGATATGGTAAAAAGCTTTAAAAGAAAATATAACAAAAAAGAAAACTTTCCAACAATAGTAAACTTCTGTGAAATTGAAAGTTCCAATTATTTTGGCTGCAATGCAGGAGCAAATTATATAGCAATTAATAATGATGGATATGTTACTCCTTGTGTAGCTGTTCCATTAAGTTTTGGAAGTGTTTATGAAAATAAATTAGAAAATATATATAACAAGATGGGAAAATATTTCTTAGAGTCAAGTAAAGTTTGTTATGGAATATCATCTAGTAGGATAATAGCTTCAGAAAAGATAGATACAAGTTCAAGTCCATTATCTTTAAATACATCTAAGAATATTGCAAAAAAATGTGCTATGGCTACGGGAAAGGGAGAATTATTCCATTATTGCAAAACAGTATAAAACTAAATTGATAAACTTATAGTAAGGGGGATAAATGACTAAAGAAGTCAATTAAAGAATATGAAAGAAATAATAAAAGTTAAAGATTTATCTAGATATTATGGAAGTAAAGAAAATAAAAATGTAGCATTAAATGATATAAATTTTTCAATTGAAGAAGGAGAATTTGTTTCTATAATGGGACCCTCCGGCTGTGGAAAAAGTACCTTGTTATATTCTATAGCAGGGCTTGACAAGCCAAATAAAGGAAGCGTGATCATTGATGATACTGATATTTATAATTTAAATGATAAAAACTTAAGTGAATTTAGGAGATCAATGATTGGCTTTATATTTCAATTTTATAATTTAGTTCCTAACTTAACAGTTGAAGAAAATATATTATTGCCAATTGTTATGGCAGGAAAAAAAGTAAGTTCTTATAAAGATGAATTAGAAGATATTTTAAATTTAGTTGGATTATCTGAAAAAAGAAATCATAGGCCGGAAGAACTTTCTGGAGGTCAGCAGCAAAGGGTAAGTATTGCAAGAGCAGTTATTTCATCACCTAAGATTATATTAGCAGATGAAGCTACTGGAAATTTAGATAGTAAATCAGGAAAAACAATTTTAGAGTTGTTTAAAAAAATAAATAAAGAAAAAGGAATTACTATTCTACAAGTAACACATTCTGAAGAATGTGCAAAATATGGAGAAAGAATAATTCGTTTATTTGATGGAAAAATAATAAAGGATTCTCAAAAGATATTTTAATATGCTTTTTATAAAGAAGAAGGTTGTTTACAATCTTCTTTTTTGTTTTAAAACTCATTATTTATTTCAGAGGATAAGCATTAATATAAATATTATGTGAAATAAATAAAAATATTTTTTAAAAAGTATTGAAATTTTATTTCAAAGGTGTTAATATGATAGTGTGATGAAAACGTAGTCACAATTACTTAGTTTGGAGGGATTATATGAAGAAAATAGACTTAGATAAATTAACCACGGAAAGTAGAAATCCTAATACATTTGATATAGATAAGCTTTCAACTCTTGAAATGGTTAGAAAAATAAATAATGAAGATAAAAAAGTAGCAGAAGCAGTAGAAAAAGAACTACCAAACATAGCTGAAGCAATAGATAGAATTTCAGAAAGAATGAGCAAAGGTGGAAGATTAATATATATCGGAGCTGGAACCTCAGGAAGACTTGGAATACTAGACGCTTCAGAATGTCCTCCAACTTATGGCGTATCAGAAGAGTTAGTTCAAGGAATAATAGCTGGTGGGAAGGAGGCAATATTTAGAGCTAAGGAAGGTGCAGAAGATTCTAAGGAACTAGCAGTTGAAGATTTAAAATCAAGAAACTTAAATGAAAATGATACTGTTGTTGGATTAGCTGCTTCAGGAAGAACACCTTATGTAATAGGCGGACTTAACTATGCAAATGAAATAGGAGCTTTAACTATTTCAGTAAGCTGCAATAAGGATTCAGAGATTTCAAAATATGCAAAAATTGAAATAGCACCAGTAGTTGGACCGGAAGTTGTTACAGGTTCTACAAGACTTAAAGCTGGTACAGCCCAAAAGCTTGTTTTAAATATGCTTTCAACAGGAGTAATGATAAAACAAGGTAAGGTATACGGAAATCTAATGGTTGATGTAAAGGCCAGCAATGAAAAGTTAGTAGAAAGAGCAAAAAGAATAGTTTGTGAAGCAACAGGCGCTGAAAGAGAAGAAGCGGAAAGGGTATTAGAGGAAACAAACTATGATGTTAAACTTTCCATTTTAATGATTATATCAGGAGAAGGAAAGGATAGGGCAAAAGAAGTCCTAGACATAAATAATGGCTATATAGCAAAAGCTTTATCATATATACAAAATAATAAATAATGGAATCATATTAAGGGAGGGTTAATTATGACAAATGCAGAAATTGCAAAGAACTTAGTTAAGTTAGTTGGAGGTAAAGATAATATCAAATCTGTAGAAAACTGCATGACACGCTGTAGATTTGAACTTATCGATGAATCTCTAGCTGACATTGAAAAAATTAAAAAGTCAGAAGGAGCATTAGGGGTTGTAAATGAAGATGGTCAATTACAAGTAGTTTATGGTCCAGGAAAAGTTACAAAAGTAACTTCAGAAGTTAAAAAAATAGTTGGAGACAAAGTATTAATAGGTGAAGAAGCGGTTAAAGCTACTAAAGCAAAATTAAAAGAAAAAAATGATACACCTTTTAAAAGAGGACTAAAGAAATTAGGTAGCGTATTTATTCCATTAATACCTTTATTCATAGCATGCGGACTTATATTAGCAATTAATAATATTTGTAATGTTCAATTTGGCGATGCTTATAAAACAACAAATGCAGCTAAAATAATAGGCCTTATAGGTAATGGCGTTTTCGGTATTTTACCAATATTAGTTGGTGTAAATGCAGCTAAGGTATTTGGTTCAGATATGCCAATGATGGGGGGAGTAATTGGATCAATATTAAATGCAGCAACATTAGCAGATATTACTCTTTTTGGTAAACCTTTAACTGCAGGTCGTGGTGGTATTATTTCAGTTATTCTAGTTGTTATTTTATCAGTATATGTAGAAAAAGGACTTAGAAAAGTTGTTCCAGAAGTTTTAGATCTTTTTGTAACTCCAATAGT from Clostridium isatidis harbors:
- a CDS encoding ABC transporter permease, producing the protein MNIILRHISRNILENKFRSLLIIFSLIISTIVIYLNFNIKDDLVLQYKAVMEGSYKEYDIFITKNNVNNQTDAIYDMDTLDLSGMGVKEYFGVSRVLGLYSYNNSLINVYMYGTDIDLLEKENLISIDQNTNEYKEKGNIVISKNVAEYYNLDLNDKIKIKTNDEDMELTIAAIADIKGMYLQESGRIMAFTSRETLGEIYDRPSSTYGTYIKLEDYQESKDFIEKFNQKNEGFLAVNLHDETAIKNEVNTISQMLIFALAAVIILVFYINRSMLRLVLAKRVSIFGTIRSIGATKNFVNRLFLYENIIYGILGGGIGTLIGILIRQPVARMFNSYGSENMINNTVNFKYIIYSLFFTVLLQITISYFEIIKINKNNIKELIFNKISTAFHEKKLVPILGGGLLLLSFLLYKLNTNYNLLLGIISFLLAIAGSIGIIPTVSKIISQFLVKINNKLSISTAELAGKNTKNSKSANISIKLITIVLSIMMIIAIIGFSISSVFKDVKETFNGDIQLTNIAYNKEYYEGLKEIKGVETLDFIYYKFFDLKLNNKENNLAILGFNEAKNGIKDISGKLGSISESEILVDEYYALRNEIEIGSIISLESEEFDKLEFKVAGFIDSSSFISSRNVVVISEEKYIKEITDVPIAIEIESNIDVKDLKHNLINKLIGTGIKIQTIEEFLNSNKEDIDTLLSLVILIIGMAAFIGILGVISNQLISFYQRKKEFAIYYSVAMSKKQIAKVFFYEIAYTFFIACIIGGGLGVWLSKILEQILFSIGEYINVKISFMEVSAIILGMFSLLLLSNLFMIRNILKLNVVEEIKCE
- a CDS encoding AMP-binding protein, encoding MENLKKSTIKEYLYNAAPKYNKDPIIKINLNNTIISKTYDAFINDVELFGSKIFCNKKHIALIGPVSYEWLVVFFGGMNSGNVIVPIDFNLSSEIIEELLIKADINMIFYDKQFKSKIEKLKEKNRYSIYELNNLNDFIKGINKKSLTSFEPEEDDTAIIAFTSGTTGFNKAVMLTHKNLVHNAICSVLLIGKDKFQPGDITVCILPLYHMLGITTTVLVPLLYGVTIGLPNNSIDFISNLKIFKPAYIVGVPMIAEGILKYLKAISKKYNYEIAEEKIIRNILGENLKLFISGGAHIEERIIIEYEKLGITLLNGYGITECSPVVSCNNIEKRKKDSVGVIAPKPFCEAKIHKGEIYIRGSIVCKGYYKDEESNNINFDGEWFKTGDLGYIDNEGFLYITGRKKNIIILKDGNNISPEQIEKMINEHYIVSNSLIKAEKLKNIELIKAYIYPDYNYAEEKGIKDIKMELSKIINEINSKLPNYMKVREIEILEENFELTGIGKIKRYMYL
- a CDS encoding acyl carrier protein; translated protein: METTFEQVKKVISNYTDFSEDEIKEESRLTSDLGLTSFDLVCLSISVEDNFGIKLESKDFVAINTIKDLCNAINRYKGEAV
- a CDS encoding radical SAM/SPASM domain-containing protein, with protein sequence MIKYISVNEEISNAMTKCNNIKTAERLVRFFQKQDEKYTYDTDKSKYYINSFFPTFPSKAWERMVNGISEISNYNKRVPLQADIVVTGRCHCKCWHCFRAKHNKNDLTLDKIKEVMESLNNLGTSVVGITGGEPMLREDILEIIKAIPNEMEGHLYTTGYGITEEFAKNLKNSNITRCIISLDHYDEEIVCNSRNNENAYSDATNAVKLLAKNNIYTAVTVCINENLSDPDKLEKYFDFVKDLGASEIRIVMQIPQGKLENKNVGRIYAQNIDMVKSFKRKYNKKENFPTIVNFCEIESSNYFGCNAGANYIAINNDGYVTPCVAVPLSFGSVYENKLENIYNKMGKYFLESSKVCYGISSSRIIASEKIDTSSSPLSLNTSKNIAKKCAMATGKGELFHYCKTV
- a CDS encoding ABC transporter ATP-binding protein, producing the protein MKEIIKVKDLSRYYGSKENKNVALNDINFSIEEGEFVSIMGPSGCGKSTLLYSIAGLDKPNKGSVIIDDTDIYNLNDKNLSEFRRSMIGFIFQFYNLVPNLTVEENILLPIVMAGKKVSSYKDELEDILNLVGLSEKRNHRPEELSGGQQQRVSIARAVISSPKIILADEATGNLDSKSGKTILELFKKINKEKGITILQVTHSEECAKYGERIIRLFDGKIIKDSQKIF
- the murQ gene encoding N-acetylmuramic acid 6-phosphate etherase, whose translation is MKKIDLDKLTTESRNPNTFDIDKLSTLEMVRKINNEDKKVAEAVEKELPNIAEAIDRISERMSKGGRLIYIGAGTSGRLGILDASECPPTYGVSEELVQGIIAGGKEAIFRAKEGAEDSKELAVEDLKSRNLNENDTVVGLAASGRTPYVIGGLNYANEIGALTISVSCNKDSEISKYAKIEIAPVVGPEVVTGSTRLKAGTAQKLVLNMLSTGVMIKQGKVYGNLMVDVKASNEKLVERAKRIVCEATGAEREEAERVLEETNYDVKLSILMIISGEGKDRAKEVLDINNGYIAKALSYIQNNK
- a CDS encoding PTS transporter subunit EIIC encodes the protein MTNAEIAKNLVKLVGGKDNIKSVENCMTRCRFELIDESLADIEKIKKSEGALGVVNEDGQLQVVYGPGKVTKVTSEVKKIVGDKVLIGEEAVKATKAKLKEKNDTPFKRGLKKLGSVFIPLIPLFIACGLILAINNICNVQFGDAYKTTNAAKIIGLIGNGVFGILPILVGVNAAKVFGSDMPMMGGVIGSILNAATLADITLFGKPLTAGRGGIISVILVVILSVYVEKGLRKVVPEVLDLFVTPIVTLTVSLLAAFAVLQPIGGAISDSIGALVANTVASGNIVVSVFSGIISGALFLPLVMTGMHQALTPIHTDLIANYGYTLLLPVLATAGMAQVGATFAVLKKTKNERLKKTAKNGLIPGILGIGEPLIYGITLPLGKPFLGACLGAGVGGAVMALFKVGSVALGVSGLPLALLIADGKMVQFLIGVLASYVAGYFFTSILGFEDPVE